In Pirellulales bacterium, a single window of DNA contains:
- a CDS encoding DUF1223 domain-containing protein — protein MNYRHIAFATALVFTSLTAPAAAGPRAVVELFTSQGCSSCPAADKLLGELAQDPSLLTMSLAVDYWDYLGWKDTLALHGHTLRQRAYADARGDREVYTPQVVINGAVHVLGSDKAAIEKAIAQTRSSAAPLKLSVTIAVADGKVTVNVPSATGDAQSAEVWLCPITAKAPVMISRGENTGKTLTYNNVVRRWVKLGDWSGKAANFSVPVADLSKGDYAPADIDRVDIVVQAGDAAKPGLMLGAATAALR, from the coding sequence TATCGCCACATCGCCTTTGCGACCGCTCTCGTTTTTACATCGCTGACCGCTCCGGCCGCCGCCGGGCCACGCGCTGTTGTCGAGCTTTTCACCAGTCAGGGCTGCTCGTCCTGTCCCGCCGCCGACAAGTTGCTCGGTGAGCTGGCGCAGGATCCGTCGTTGCTGACGATGAGTCTCGCGGTGGACTATTGGGACTATCTCGGCTGGAAAGACACGCTGGCCCTGCATGGCCATACGTTGCGTCAGCGCGCTTACGCCGACGCGCGCGGCGACCGCGAGGTCTACACGCCGCAAGTCGTCATCAATGGCGCGGTCCACGTTCTCGGCAGCGATAAGGCGGCCATCGAAAAGGCCATCGCGCAAACCCGCAGCAGCGCCGCGCCGCTCAAGCTTTCGGTCACGATCGCTGTCGCCGACGGCAAGGTCACTGTGAACGTGCCGTCGGCGACCGGTGACGCCCAGTCCGCCGAGGTCTGGCTTTGCCCGATCACGGCGAAAGCACCGGTGATGATCAGCCGCGGTGAAAACACCGGCAAGACGCTCACCTACAACAACGTGGTGCGGCGCTGGGTGAAGCTCGGCGACTGGAGCGGTAAAGCGGCAAATTTCTCGGTGCCCGTCGCCGATTTGTCGAAGGGCGATTATGCGCCGGCAGATATCGACCGCGTCGATATCGTCGTGCAGGCCGGCGACGCCGCCAAGCCCGGCCTGATGCTCGGCGCTGCTACCGCGGCACTCCGGTAA